The DNA segment AAGAAGGTGCGTCTGCACGCGCGCGTAGACGAACTTGTTCACCATCACGTACTCGCCCTCGACGAGCGTGGGCTGCATGCTCGGGCCCTGTGCGCGGTAGGTCTGGATGCTCAGGCGCAGGCTGAGGAAGATAACAAGGGCGAGAATGAAGGTCTGGAAGACCTCGCGAAGTAGGGATCTCAATGGGACCTCCGCATCTAAACCTTATTATAGCTGCACCCGGCGCACCGTTCCACTCCCGGGTATTAGTCGCCGTAATGAGATATGGCCATTGGTTGACTATGCCGCGAATCTGAGAGATGCTACTCATGAGCGTTCGCACAGGCCGCCGGACCACTCCGGGACCTGCCTCCGGGCGTTCAGCCGCAACGCACTCTTTCCCAGGCCTCAGGCACTCCCGGATGACTGAACGGTCGCTTCCAGATAACCTGCAAAAGCACGACTCAAATATCCCTTCCGACGGGGCGGCAGGCCCGGGCGCAGAAGACATGCTGCTCGTGGACGGCGCTCGCAAGGGCGATATCTCCGCATTCAACACCATCGTTGAGCGTTACCAGTCGCACGTCCTGAACCTCTCCGCAAGGATAGTCGGCGACCGCCACATGGCAGAGGACATCGCGCAGGAGACGTTCATATCCGCGCACCGTGCCCTTGGAGGCTTCCGCGGCGGAAGCCTCCGGGCGTGGCTCCTCAGGATCGCCTCGAACCTCAGCTACGATCACCTGCGCTCCAGCAAAAGGCGCCCGGCGGACTCGCTTGACGAATCGATGGAGCACCCCGGATTCGCGGTTCCCACCGAAGGCCCCGGCCCGGAGGAACAGGCAGAGCGCAAGGACCTGAACGCGTATATCCAGAAGGCGATACTGTCCCTGCCGCCGGACCAGCGGACAGTGCTTGTGATGATTTACGTCCAGGGCCTCAGCTATGAGGAGACCGCCGAGTCCACGGGGGCATCGCTCGGCACCGTGAAATCGCGCCTGAGCCGCGCCAGATCGAGAGTCAGGGAGGTCCTTTTGCAACACCGGGAACTTTTGCCTGACCAATTCCGTCAGGTACATTGAGGTGGTTGCAATGCTCCGATTACTCAAGACTAACAAACACGAAAAGCTCCGCGAGCTCCTCTCCTCTTACTCTGACGGACAGGTAAGTAAGGACGAGAAGGCGATCGTCGAGGCGCACCTTGCCACGTGTTCCGCGTGCACGGCAGAGCTTGCCTCGCTCAAGATGACGGTGGGCCTGCTCAAAGGGCTGCCGCAGATCGCAACGCTGCGCTCCTTCAAGCTCGAGGCCGCGCCGAAGGCGGTCAAGGTATCGCGCGTCCCGCAACTGATGCTAGGCCTGGCGACGGCAGGCGCCGCGGCGGTATTCATGGTGCTCGTCGTCGGCGATGCCACCAATGCAATTGTCCAGCGCGGGGAGCTGGAAGAGGCGGCGGCAGCCGCAGGCGCATTCGCCTCTGACATGGCGTCGAAGAGCCCCGCCGAAGACGGCTTGCAGGGCGGGCCGGGCAATCCGGGCGAGCCCAACAGCTTCGAGGCGGCGACGATACAGTCTCCTGAAATGGCCGCCGCTTCGCCTTCGCAGCTGCGCTCCAGCGCAGCGGCCCCCGAGGCCCCGCCCGAGCCATCGCCGACAGAAAGCGGAATGGACATCGCCTCGATCTCCCCGGCTGCTCCTGAAGGGACGCCGATGCCTCCGAGCTTCGCCGCATCCGCGCCGGTCGACGACAAGACGCTCGATTCAACGGACCCGCTGCCGGCGTCGGCAGCTCAAACCACAGGCGCACCCGATTCGACGGCTGCATCCGAGGCGATGACGGGCGCTTCCGCGGCCCAACCGGCCGCCGGATCGGGGTTTGCGCCGGAGTCGCCCACGGCGTCCGGAGCAGGCGTCAGCACTGAACTGCCGCTCACCACGGCCGCAGAGGACACGGCCGTTACCGGGCCGACCGAGGCGCAGCCTCCGGTTTCCACGGGCCGGCAGGCGCCTGGTGACGAGCTCGCCGGTGCGCAACCGGCACTGGAGGACGGGTCCGGCCTCGGGCTGCCGCTAAGGCAGCTCCAGATCGCCGTCGGCCTGGCCCTAATCGCCTTGATGGGCGCCACGGCCTATATGTTCATGGCCGGCAGGCGAAGGAACTTCTAGGAGCGAGAAAAGAGCGGCGCGCAGGAAACCTTCATCTCCTGCGCGCCGCCTTTTTCTGTTCCTTGCATCCTGTCAGCCCAAAGTCCTAGTCCATTCGTGAAAATTGCCTCCGAATCGTGGAACTTTCTCCGGACGGGCAACGTCATATATGCGAACCGGTCTACAGAACGGCAGAAAATCTCACCAGACATCAGTCTCGGTCCGGTCCGCAGGAGGTATGTGTGAACAAGGTAAAGATCTTATTGGCAGGTATGGCACTGACTTCAGTGGCCCTCGCAGGCATCGCCTGCAGCGATAACGACAACGCGCCGTCCACGCCGGCGGCAGTAGCGACGCCCACGGCAGTATCTTCCAGCCAGGGCAACGTCCCAGCAGCCCCTTCCGAACAGACTGGCGCCGTTGCGCCGAGCCTACCTATCGGACAGGGCTCCACAGGCAACCCGGTAACTGACATTGCTACGCGAGAGGTCAGCTCACCAGACGGCCCTACCGTCGGCACCAGCGCCTATCCGGGCAGGTCTTCGGACGGGTCTTACCCGGTCAGCCACGGCGCCGGGTATACAACCCCGACGTTCTACCCGCAATACCAGTATGGAGCGAGCGGCATGCCCACAGGCATCTGGGCGACAGGCAAGGGGACCGTAACGGTTGACCCTGACCTGGCGATCATCAACATTGGCGTAGACTCCAGCGCGGCAACTGTGGAAGAGGCGCGCAGCAAGGCGGCCACGGCGATGAACGCGATCATCGCGGCAGCCAAGGGCCACGGCATTGCCGAGGCGGATATCCAGACGCGGTACTTCAACATCTACCCTGAGTACCAGTGGGTGGAGGAAAAGCCTGCCGACCCGCGCCAGAGCTACGTCGGCGGCAAGCAGGTCCTCGTCGGTTACCGCGTGCAGAACCAGGCTGTCGTCAACGTCCGCACAATGGACAAAGTCGGCGATGTGATCGACAGCGTCGCGACGGGCGGCGGAAATGACACGAGGATCGACGGCGTCCAGTTCACGGTAGAGGACCCTTCGAAGTACACGAACCAGCTCCGCGAGCAGGCGGTGAAGGAAGCGCAGGAGACTGCAGCGCATTTCGCATCGATCACCGGCCAGACCCTCGGCAAGGTGCAGTACATAACTGAGACCAGCGGTTACCAGCCGCTCGTCCAGAACTTCGCTGAGGATGCGGCCGTAAGGTCCGCGGCAGGGACCCCGGCCCCCATGACGCCGATCAGCACCGGGACGCTGGAGCTGACGCTGACGGTCCAGGCAGTGTTTGGGGTCCAGTAGTGGGCAGTTGGTCGTTAGAAGTTGGTATTTGGTAGTTAGCCAGAGTGAGGGGGCCGCGGTAGATGCGGCCCTCTCACTGTTTGTTTACCTTTGCCGTACTTCGTTGTTTCTCTTCATCGTTGCGCGGCAAATGGCCTGCTGTTAGAATTTGCGCAGCTACAGGAAGGGAACGGGTCCGGCTGCGACGGTAGCCGGCTTCCTACAGCCAAATAACGCGCCGGAGGGGACATGGTTCTCAGCGACCGCACGATCAAGGAAGAGATGGCAAAGGGCCGGATTATTGTCACCCCCCTCGGCGAGGGGTGCATCCAGCCCGCCAGCGTGGACGTGCACCTGGGTCGCAACATTCTCGTATTCCGGAACTCTCGGCGGCCTTTCATCGACGTGCGGCAAGACATGAGCGACCTCACGGAGATGGTGCCCACGGAGGACGATAAGCCGTTCATTCTGCACCCCGGCGAGTTCGTGCTGGGAACTACCCTGGAGCATATCGAGGTGCCGGATGACCTGGTGGCGCGGCTGGAGGGCAAGAGCTCCCTGGGCCGCATTGGGCTGCTGATACACTCCACCGCAGGCTACGTTGACCCCGGGTGGAAGGGCCATCTTACCCTCGAGCTGAGCAATGTCGCCAACCTCCCTGTCACGCTCTACTTCGGCATGAAGATAGGCCAGCTTTCCTACTTGCGTCTCACCACCGCCGTAGAGAACCCTTACGGGTCGGCCGCGCTGAAGAGCAAATACCAGAACCAGGTTGACCCGACGCCCAGCCGGATCTTCCGCGACTTCAACGACGCCCGCAAATAGACGCCAATGGACTACATGCGCCGGGCCATAGCCCTTTCTCGCCGCGCACTTGGAACGGTCAGCCCCAATCCTGCCGTGGGCGCGGTGATCGTGAAAGGCGGCACGATAGTCGGGGAAGGCTTTACCCAGCCTCCCGGCGGGGACCACGCCGAAATCGTCGCCCTAAAGCAGGCAGGCGGGTTGGCAAAAGGCGCTGTCCTTTTCTCCACTCTTGAACCGTGCAGCCACTTCGGCCGGACCCCGCCCTGCGCCGACGCCATAGTCCGGGCCGGCATTTCTGAGGTCCACGCGGCCGTCATCGACCCCAACCCAATTGTGGCTGGGAAGGGCATGCAGCGCCTCAATGACGGTGGCATCGAGACACTCGTCGGGGAGCGCTCAGGCGAGGCGCGAGAGGTGATGGAGGCATTCTTCAAGTACATCACTACCGGCATGCCCTTTGTAACCGTTAAGTTCGCTATGAGCCTGGACGGCAGAATAGCCACTTCAGCAGGCGACTCCCGGTGGATCACCGGCGAGGCAGCCCGGCGGCACGTCCACGCGCTGAGGGCGCACAGCGATGCGATACTGGTAGGCATCAACACCGTCCTGGCCGACGACCCGCAGCTCACAGCCCGCTACATCTCTGGCCGCCCTCGGGGCAGGCAGCCGCTGAGGGTGGTCGTAGACTCTCGCGGCCGCTTGCCGCCGACTGCGAAGCTCCTGGCCCAGCCAGGCAAAACGCTTGTAGCCGTGGCCGATTCATCTGACAGCCTGCGATATGCAATGGCAGATAAGGGCACGGACATCATCGAGTTGAAGGACGATAAGGGCAGGGTAGACCTGTCGGCGCTGCTCAGCTACCTGGCCATGGAAAGCAAGGTCACAAGCGTGCTCGTAGAGGCAGGCGGGGAGATTACGGGGTCGCTCTTTGATCTCCGCCTTGTGGACAAGGTCGTCGCATTCCTCGCGCCTGTGATAATCGGGGGGAAAGCGGCATTGTCCCCGGTCGGCGGCGCAGGCGCGGAGCGCATGGCGGACGTCTTGAAGCTCACACGGGTGAAACATGTCCGGCTCGGCCCGGATACAATGATTTCCGGTTACACGAAAGAGGGCTAGCATGTTCACGGGCATTGTGGATGAGGTTGGAGTCGTGACCGGCACACGACCGGGTGGACTCACGGTCAGGGGCGCAGTGACGGTTGACGGGCTGGTTAACGGCGCCAGCATTTGCGTGAACGGCGTGTGTCTCACTGTGACGGGACTCAAGGATGGGGAGTTCACGGTCGACATTGTTCCCGAAACGGTACGGCGCACAAACCTGGGAGACTTGCGTCCCGGCAGCCCGGTGAACCTTGAACGACCCGTTCTCGCCAACGGCCGGCTAGACGGCCACATAGTCCAGGGCCATGTGGACGGGACAGGGGCCGTGCTCTCCATTGAGCCGGAGAATGATGCGATAATGGTTGCGATTGCTGCGGGGCCGGACTTGCTGCGCTACATCGTGGAGAAGGGCTTCATAGCGGTGGACGGGACGAGCCTCACGGTCGTAAAATGTCATCCCGGATACTTCACCGTTACGATTATTCCCTATACCCGATCGCACACGGTTGTCGGAAGCCGCAAACCCGGCGACAGGGTCAATCTGGAAGTAGATATCCTGGCAAAGTACGTAGAAAAGTTGGCAGCGCCGTGGCTACAGACACAGTCGAACAGGCAATAGCAGACACCCGCGCGGGGAAAATGGTCATCATCGTCGATGACGCCGACCGCGAAAACGAAGGCGACCTGTGCGTCGCCGCCGAGAAGGTCACGCCCGAGATCGTGAACTTTATGGCGACTCACGCGCGAGGCCTCATATGCGTGCCGATGACATCCCAGCGCCTGCAGGAGCTGCGGCTCCCGATGATGGTGCAGGACAACACGGCCCGGATGACGACGGCGTTCACGGTATC comes from the SAR202 cluster bacterium genome and includes:
- a CDS encoding sigma-70 family RNA polymerase sigma factor, with amino-acid sequence MTERSLPDNLQKHDSNIPSDGAAGPGAEDMLLVDGARKGDISAFNTIVERYQSHVLNLSARIVGDRHMAEDIAQETFISAHRALGGFRGGSLRAWLLRIASNLSYDHLRSSKRRPADSLDESMEHPGFAVPTEGPGPEEQAERKDLNAYIQKAILSLPPDQRTVLVMIYVQGLSYEETAESTGASLGTVKSRLSRARSRVREVLLQHRELLPDQFRQVH
- a CDS encoding riboflavin synthase produces the protein MFTGIVDEVGVVTGTRPGGLTVRGAVTVDGLVNGASICVNGVCLTVTGLKDGEFTVDIVPETVRRTNLGDLRPGSPVNLERPVLANGRLDGHIVQGHVDGTGAVLSIEPENDAIMVAIAAGPDLLRYIVEKGFIAVDGTSLTVVKCHPGYFTVTIIPYTRSHTVVGSRKPGDRVNLEVDILAKYVEKLAAPWLQTQSNRQ
- a CDS encoding dCTP deaminase, with the protein product MVLSDRTIKEEMAKGRIIVTPLGEGCIQPASVDVHLGRNILVFRNSRRPFIDVRQDMSDLTEMVPTEDDKPFILHPGEFVLGTTLEHIEVPDDLVARLEGKSSLGRIGLLIHSTAGYVDPGWKGHLTLELSNVANLPVTLYFGMKIGQLSYLRLTTAVENPYGSAALKSKYQNQVDPTPSRIFRDFNDARK
- the ribD gene encoding bifunctional diaminohydroxyphosphoribosylaminopyrimidine deaminase/5-amino-6-(5-phosphoribosylamino)uracil reductase RibD gives rise to the protein MDYMRRAIALSRRALGTVSPNPAVGAVIVKGGTIVGEGFTQPPGGDHAEIVALKQAGGLAKGAVLFSTLEPCSHFGRTPPCADAIVRAGISEVHAAVIDPNPIVAGKGMQRLNDGGIETLVGERSGEAREVMEAFFKYITTGMPFVTVKFAMSLDGRIATSAGDSRWITGEAARRHVHALRAHSDAILVGINTVLADDPQLTARYISGRPRGRQPLRVVVDSRGRLPPTAKLLAQPGKTLVAVADSSDSLRYAMADKGTDIIELKDDKGRVDLSALLSYLAMESKVTSVLVEAGGEITGSLFDLRLVDKVVAFLAPVIIGGKAALSPVGGAGAERMADVLKLTRVKHVRLGPDTMISGYTKEG
- a CDS encoding DUF541 domain-containing protein is translated as MNKVKILLAGMALTSVALAGIACSDNDNAPSTPAAVATPTAVSSSQGNVPAAPSEQTGAVAPSLPIGQGSTGNPVTDIATREVSSPDGPTVGTSAYPGRSSDGSYPVSHGAGYTTPTFYPQYQYGASGMPTGIWATGKGTVTVDPDLAIINIGVDSSAATVEEARSKAATAMNAIIAAAKGHGIAEADIQTRYFNIYPEYQWVEEKPADPRQSYVGGKQVLVGYRVQNQAVVNVRTMDKVGDVIDSVATGGGNDTRIDGVQFTVEDPSKYTNQLREQAVKEAQETAAHFASITGQTLGKVQYITETSGYQPLVQNFAEDAAVRSAAGTPAPMTPISTGTLELTLTVQAVFGVQ